Proteins from one Hoplias malabaricus isolate fHopMal1 chromosome 2, fHopMal1.hap1, whole genome shotgun sequence genomic window:
- the LOC136677095 gene encoding retinol dehydrogenase 8-like produces MYAEQQMDYMIRMEGQKVVLITGCSSGIGLKIAVLLAKDPQQRYHVIATMRDLKKKDKLLEAAGDTYGKTLSLLTLDVCSDESVQQCVNNVKNRHIDVLINNAGIGLVGPLESFSLEEMKKVFETNFFGVIRMIKEVLPDMKRRCSGRIIIMSSAMGLQGVVFNDVYAASKFAVEGLCECLAVQLLKFNIQVCMIEPGPVHTEFEMKMIEDVSQKEFPGADPNTVHYFKNVYLPSSVDVFQTLGQSPDDIAKCTKKVIEATSPRFRNLTNPLYTPIVALKMADDTGGLSVSAFYHMLFNLGGLMHVSMTALRWLTCGCLRSRTISPD; encoded by the exons atgtatgcagagcaacagatggactaca tgaTAAGGATGGAGGGACAGAAGGTGGTTCTAATAACTGGATGTTCTTCTGGAATTGGACTAAAGATCGCGGTTCTTCTCGCTAAAGACCCACAGCAGAGATACCATG tcaTAGCGACAATGAGAGATCTGAAGAAGAAAGACAAGCTGCTGGAAGCTGCAGGGGACACTTACGGTAAAACCCTGTCTCTCCTCACGCTAGACGTCTGCAGTGATGAGTCCGTTCAGCAGTGTGTCAACAACGTCAAAAACCGCCATATTGATGTCCTGA TCAATAATGCAGGAATTGGTCTGGTGGGGCCTCTGGAGAGCTTCAGCCTGGAGGAGATGAAGAAGGTTTTTGAGACCAATTTCTTCGGCGTAATCCGAATGATTAAAGAGGTGCTGCCCGATATGAAGAGACGCTGCTCGGGACGCATCATCATCATGAGCAGCGCCATGGGACTACAGG GTGTAGTGTTTAATGACGTTTATGCAGCGTCTAAGTTTGCTGTTGAAGGTCTCTGTGAGTGTCTCGCAGTTCAGCTCCTCAAATTTAACATACA ggtgtGTATGATAGAGCCGGGTCCAGTCCACACAGAGTTTGAGATGAAGATGATTGAGGACGTGTCTCAGAAGGAGTTTCCCGGCGCTGACCCCAACACCGTCCACTACTTTAAAAACGTTTACCTTCCCTCGTCCGTGGACGTGTTTCAGACACTCGGCCAGAGTCCGGACGACATCGCCAAG tgcACTAAGAAGGTGATAGAGGCAACCAGCCCCCGGTTCCGTAACCTGACCAATCCCCTGTACACCCCAATCGTGGCGCTGAAGATGGCGGATGACACGGggggtctctctgtctcagcgTTTTATCACATGCTATTTAACCTCGGAGGACTGATGCACGTCAGCATGACGGCTCTGAGGTGGCTGACCTGTGGGTGTTTACGCAGCCGCACGATCTCCCCCgactaa